Genomic segment of Miscanthus floridulus cultivar M001 unplaced genomic scaffold, ASM1932011v1 os_1419_1_2, whole genome shotgun sequence:
AATGCTACATTGTCCATGGGTATTTGTCTTGTTGGCTGAGATGTGGCTGATCCATGAACTAGTTGGGCCGCATCGGGTTTTATAAATAGGTTTGTCATGCGGGCATCTGGGCGAATGAATGTTCTGGCTTCAACACTTGGGCGGAGGGATTAAATGGGCTGAGTGGAAAGGCCCATATATATGCTGATGATTTTTTCCATTTTATTTGGAGGAATGTTTTGTGCTAAAAAAAATTGGAGAAATGTTTTTACCTTAATTAACTCAGATCCACACAACCATATgattattttttgaaaaaagaaaCGCCCGAATCATTGGACTTTGGACCCTTATGACTTTAATGATTATAACTTATAACCAATGGAATATCCATTTGCATTGGGCCCACATGTCAAAGATAAATTTGTTGAGAAGTGAAATGGAGCCTCAGTTACAACAATTTGGCAGCCTGACCATATGTGAGCAAAACGTCCCCTGTGAAATTTTTACAAAGTTCTCGTGGAAAATCAGCTCCATGAAAATAATTAATTATTCATTAAAAACAAGACCATTAATTAGGGACGTTTTCATGAGTATTATTTAATCATACCTTTTCTTTGCACAAAATAAAAATCATGCCAAAAGCTTCATAAAGACTGCCCCATTCTGTGTGGGAGCGAGGTGTAAGTTTGATTCCATCCTCTTCACATGAATGGTCGAGATGGTCTCGTGATTCAATTTTGATTGATGGACATGCATACAATCTTCAGAAAAAAGGAAACTAAAAGTCAGTCAAAACCTCTAGTCCACCATGCATGCATCCGCAGGATGATGCTCCGCCTCCGGTCGTCGCTCGTGGACGCACAAAAAGGAGGACACCAATACGGGATTGAAGTTCTTCATGGGTTCCAGATTCTAACCCCTCAATCTCCGAGGCTAGGAATGAAAGAACTGAAAGTCTTTCTAGACGAGATCAGTGGATAAAATGCTTAACTTAGATAGGCTTGGTAATATACCTCGCCAAAAAGGACAGTTGCTGCTATGGCACCACCGTCATGGCGGCCGCATCATGTCGGAGTAGTGGGGAAGCAGAGACATGCCCGCTAAGTCATCATAGGTAGCAGTATTGCGGGCGCGGTGCTAGTCGCGGCGGTGAAGGCAATGGCGCTCCCGTCACTTACAGCTCCCccttctagatcggattagggttaggacatCACAGTGGGGCACTAGCTGCTACGGTGAACTTCATGTCCTGTGCCCTAGCCCCCACCATCCTTTTAATAGAGCTGCGCGACAGGGGTGCATCAGCCACTTAGAACCGGCTGAGCACCCCTGATCAGGGCATGGATCAAGGGTCCAATTGGCCGTTGGGTCAACTGGTGGAGATCATCctaacattctctcccttgatctcaccttatgacttaaactcaactttctttatctttgtcccattccatcacagatcagtgcatagagcgtgcctcatcgtcacggtcagttgccattagatttaatagctataatgcacctctctgttttgaaacagatactcaactaggcccttagtatccagaaatcataggctttcccgtaaacccatATCGACTGCGTGTTCTTTGAATGCACTGGGTGGTAAACCTTTGGTAAgtggatccgcaagtacttactcggtacttatatgctcaatgctttcaaaatgattctggatttctcctttacaacatataaattagtgtcaatgtgtttggcagcacacttgacctattgtcttaggagttaactactttaaataGTTATTGCTGTTGattaccattgttaaatccgggtactaATTCCTTTAACCTCCTTTTGCTTGTTCCTTAAGTcacatgtcaagctatactatggtatgcatcactgatgacaccacaattgttttttttttttgagttttttcacaataatactccaactgtgagtgttagcaactgctgtggatttcactacatatCTCGTCAAGACTTGACATTTCTACCCTCAACcttttgagagtacttgttctttcttactcagcatgaggcctatgatactttgtaaaattgcaagacattctcatcttcattccagtgatctatatatggactggacttctaccaaaatatcccggatacgtaaactacgtcagggtaagttcttacttggaCTTGTACaatcatcaagcttccaacagctgaagcatatggaaccatattcattcgATCAATCTCATATCAGTTCCTAGAACACTGAATGTTTTGttatctattacccttgactataggagcaggcgtaggtttacttgcatgcatactttatttgtTTAGGATCTTTTCTAAGTATACCTTTGAGATAGTCCAAATAcctcattttcttctatctcgatgaatttCGATTTCTaaaaccaatgacgcttcaccaagatcattcacattgaaacttgaggacaaaacttcttctcgaATGACCGATTAAcattactactagtgagtagaatgtcatctattcacgggatgtgaaaaatgaatttcccattcttgaactttgtataaacgctattgtccttctcattttctttaaaacccaaactttcttattgtttcattaacttcaaatactactgtttagagacttacttttaacccataaatggatttctataggCGACATCCCTTTTAttcttttcttccacgacaaaacctcttgggttatgccatgtaaacgtttttatataaatccccgttgaggaatgctgtatttacatccatctaatgtatTTCTAAATCCACTACACCATAACACCATATCACCatcagacatctgacgctaaaactTTTTGTAtcgatggatgatctgacgctaaagataactcacaGACAATCTGATGCTAATTCTCCATTTAGAGATTAACTGTCTATCACTATAGTTAATCATCTTTAATGTCGAACGATCTATCGCTGAAAACAGTTATAGTATCAATCCGTCTATCACTAAAAAAAGGGCCCCACCTTGCTCACGCGCCCACTTACATTGAGCTCGCGTGCCCACTTACAGAAACCCTAGACCCTTCTCTTCCAAATCCCAAATCTAGAGAAAGAGGTGCCACCCCAGTCACGCCCCAGCTCCCACCcgttccctccctctcctccctccagCCCTAGCTCGCTCCCTCCCCGGATCCCACCGCGCTCCTCCCTGCGCCCCACCGGGGGCcggcccctctctctctccttccccgGTGTCGCCCTCTCTTCCCTGGTGGCcagcccctccctctccttccccgctgccccctctctctccctggatccggccggcccctccctctccttccccgctgcctccctccctccctctccttccccgaCGTCACCCTCTCTTCCCCGGTGGTcggcccctccctctccttccccgTTGCCCCCTCTCACTCCCCGGATCaggccgccccctccctctccttccctaccgccccctctctctcctcgGACCAGATCCGgcgccgccgcctccctcccttcctctcgGATTTCCCCGGATCCGGCCgccgcgccgcccctccccttTGGATCCGGCCCCGTCGCCTCCCACCACGCCCCATAGTGCTCCTCCCCGTGCCCCACCGCGCTCCTCCTTGCGCCCCACCATGCCCACCGTGCCATGGATGGTGGCGGGATGCACTCAGCATGGTGGCCCGGCACAGCGACCCCAGGCGCGGCAGCGGTGGCACAGACGTCCCCTGGTGCGGCAACCCCGGCATGGCAGCGGCGCGGTGACCCCCGACGAGGTAggccctcctcctcctagatctagggttccgacgagcttttctcctctctctctctctctctcccaactccGATCGGTGGCGTGAGACATTCTAACTATATTGTAACAACCTTGCTTGTAAGCTCTACCTGAAGGTCAAATGAATGTGACAGGAGGTAGTAGTATGTTCACAGTATTTTGGCAGACTCCACCTACAAAATAATTATGTAGTTACTAACAATATTCTCTATTGATTTCTTAAAATGCAGAACTACTTGTTTAGTTGTTCTGTTTCATTACTTGTGTGTAGTAGTGAGGACAGAAAGAAAGAGTACATCAGTAGATAGTTTACCATAGAAGAGAACGGAGTGCTTTGTTCAAATGTTGTCTTACTTGCTTATTGATATTTGTATTGTTTCTAAGCTGAAAACAAGCCAGATTTGTCTAGTCTTACAGTAGCTAAAGAAAATAAATAGCGTGTAGCATCTGTTATAGTTGATCTAAGGTTTCAATTTAATCCTATTTTTCTCTCTCCGGGAAAGCATAGTAATATTTGTCTTCAGTTCTTTTATTTTTGTGAAATAATATGAATATATGATACATCATGTGATTTTAATGTTGCACTGTTTACATGGTAGAACCACTCAACTGCTTGTCTAGTCTCTTTATGGAAATTCATAAACCTGCTTATAACAGAATTCTTTGCAAGGAGCATGATATGGCTGACTATAGTTGATGTCTGTAGATTTATTTGCTCCTAGTTATGAGCTATTTGTATTTCATTCATAACATTTTTCTCAAGCTGATCTTCATGATATAATCCCTTGAGTGTTTATAGCTTTTTTTTTGGCTTAAGCACTTTTGTCAGATATACTGCTATGAATTGTTTAACTGTTATTTGCATGACACAACATGGTTGCCCATGTGGCATTCATCTTGCTATTCACTAGCTCTGATATGTTGTTCACCAAATCTAAACTTGCTGTTTGGCTTGAGTTACCTTAGCTACTAGGCATGCCATGTACTGGCAGTGATCACAGAGCCATACTAAAGAAAACACATGTTTTGTCAGTATTTGCAAAAACATTATTTGCACATCCAATCAGCCATGGTAGCATGCTGATTACTAATTTTCGTTGTTTGGAGCTTCATCTTGTCACTAATTTACTCAATTTTGTATGGCCTACTGGGCATCTTGTCACTAATTATACTGTAGAATCTATGTCAGTTTATTTTACATTACATGTGTCATAGACTCATCAGTGAGTTACAACCTCTGCTGATTGCTTGTTGGATAAATTCTTGTGCAGATTGAGAAACAGGAATTTGGGCTTAAGCCAATGAATTGTCTTGGCCACTGTCTAATGTTTGCTAATAGGGCCCGGTCATACAAAGGTGAGTTTCTTCCTAATTATTGTATTCTAAATTGCTTTGTTTTAAGTTAAACTTTCTGCTTTCACGACAATAGCTTAAAGCGATTGCGGAACTGATAAATCTCCATGCCTAGGGCCATTATCTAAGTGCCTAAACAACTCATGACAGGCCCACTTACTGATAGTCAACTACTTCACATTTGGTGTACAAAAGAACCAAATAGTTATTTAATCTATACTCACATTTAGTCAACTACTTCACAGTTGGAGTACTAGATAATGGTTCATAACCTTACAAGCTAAAAATGCAATACTACAGATTCTGTGCTCCGCTCGATTTCTTCCTACCTGAACTTGCTTGGTGTTTGTACGGTCACCTAAAAATGCAATACTACAGATTCTGGCACTTGGCAATCTGTTAGGGTTTTGAGCAGGATGTGCATAGCGGCATGACACCTTTCTGTACGctgtcaatcaatcaatcaattgtGTTTATTGATGTTAGTTTAAAGAGAATTTGTGTGAATCAGTAAATCTCCCAATGTTTCTCTTTGGTAAATACTACAAGTCTGCAACAAGGATTTTTTTCCTCCTAGCTTTTATTTTGGGGGAACATCCTCTAGGTGCATTAACACCCCGATGTTGATTCTCACTCGAACACTTCATTAACATTCACATGACACAGCCTAGAATCCCTGGGACTGGAATCTCCTGCATATCGTGGACATTCTTAAATTGAGTTCATATATAATTAAActatattttttttcattttagtaGTTTCAGCATTGAGGAAATAACTAGATAACTCGAAGTATCAGATTGCACACCTAGTGTCTATGTGGGACTGATATACTGACCTTTATGTTACCCTAGTACTACAGCCATCAATTTTACATAGATGAAATTTGAAAGTTCATGTCGATCGGCCACTTCATGTTAGTGTTACTCATGCAGCTACTTTGCTATGTAGTTTAGTATTCAATTTTTATGCCCCGTACTAGAGGTCACAACTTTTCATCTTCTGTTAGTCGTTTAGTCCATGTAGTGTTAGTCAGGCAGCTGCTTTGCTACTATCAAGGACAAAAATGACCTCTCTGAATAGTGAATACATTGTGTTCATAACCTGACCATGCTAATCTCATTCTCATATACTAACATTATTTGGTTCGTGGTTGTTGACCTGTGGTGCTAGGCTCAAATTACTAAACTTTAGCTTTTTATTGTTTCTCTGTTCTTGACTTATATTTGGATGAAGCCATTTCTCTTTAGTACTATCATCTTGAGGAACTAACTGGAATGGTTGTCCTCCCACAGTATGTGATGGTTGTTCTCAAGGATTCGGTGCCTATGGCATTTGGAGGTACCCAGGAGCCCGCAGCTTACGGTGAGCTGGTTTCCATTGGATGCCTGAACCCTGATGTGAATAAGAAGCTGAGTGCTGGCATTGCTTCTATCCTGGAGTCAAAGCTGTCGGTACCCAAGTCGCGCTTCTACCTCAAGTTCTATGACTCAAAGGTAAGCAACCACTATTCCTTATTGATTGCTCATTCACGGGTCTTCATTACCATCATCATGTTCTCATTGGAATTTTGCTGTTTGTTAGGCCCATCCGGCACAAGAACATGCTCAATGTTTGCATGCCTTACATCAAGAATAGATCATGTAAATAACCATATCTGACTGGTTCATCGTGTTTATATTATTAAACACACACTGACTGCTAGATAACATTTGGTTGGGTTCCTGGTTGACACTTGGGTTGGATTGGATTGCAGCTCATGTTGTCAGGAATAATAGAATGATGGACATATGTTTCTGGCCACACCAGCAATCTCAAACCATTTGTAGAATTGCAAAGAGTGCTGATTGACAGTTTGTAGGGAAACAAGCAGGTCGACATCAACATTCAGTTAAGGTGCAGCTCTCAACTTGTAATTAAATTCTGAGCCAATGCATATACAGGTTCCACATTACTGAATTATGAGCAAATGCGTATACATGTCCCACATTATTGAATTCATATGAATACTCCCTGCTACTATGATCTGTACTAGTTAGATTTCATGAGCTTTGTTTCTTCTGCTCTTGTGTAAACTATAGACCTGTGGACTAACTGCACATGGGATCTTTACATTTTCTTAATACATGAGCAATGGACTGCAGATTAATATAACTTTATTGCCAAATACCAATACTGCCCCTTCCTTTTTTTTGTGCTTATTCACTACTAATTGCATTTGACTCTTTCTTATGTAGTGCCATTTAATTTGCTTGCAAGCAAATATCAAGTACAAATTTATCATTTTCTTCCATTAGTTTCAGTAGCAGCATATTATCTTAAATTTCTATACTTGAAATCCGCTGGTGGCTAGAATTTGGAAAGACAATGACCTGTATGCTTTCAAGATAAAGTTTCGAGTTTACACACCACCGGCTGCACTCTCAACTCTGAACTGTATTCTTTGAAAACAAAGCCACATGAACTGTTAGAATGATTAAATTAGAATGCTACCTACACATCAAGGATTGGTTCTTCGTTCTCACATCTTGTATAAATTTTATCAAGTTGCTTGTTTACAACAATCTTTGGAGTTTGAGCATCACCTGGACGATGTGAAAGATCAGTTCTGGATGGTTGACACTTGACAACGAAGTGGGGTCCATGTCTTGCAACCTACAAGGTCAATGCAGAGGTAATCTGCAATTTTCTTAAGAGACCTAGAACCTACTATATCCGTAGATGTGTCTTTTCTTTTTCGCGACCTACTATATCTAGTCAACTATGAATGATCCCATAAGAGGAATGCCATCTTGTTAGCTTTGTTGCTCGTCAAGGTTTGTTGTTAGAAGCTGGTCTGGTCACCTTATGTAGTTTGGCTGTGGCACGACATAACAAGAAGTCTGATACTCTGTGGGTTACTTCTAAGATCTGTTACATCCCAACAACCTGTATCATATGCATTCTGTACCGTCTTTAGAGACCCACTTGTACTTGGTGCCATCGAGCTAGTAGTTTCTTTCTTATGTTCTTTGTTAGTATATGGCCATGATAAGTTGCGATTCGGTACATTTGGATTCCGCGAACCCAAAATTCTgatccatgttgcttctctcttcaACAGATCGTTCTTATGTATAGAAGCAGTGGAAGATGATGCCCTACCAATCAGAAGGCAAAACATCTTATCTAACTCGAAGCAACCTGGCATTAGTTGAGCAAATATACTATGCTTTTCATCTAGTCAACTACTTAGATGAACTCAATAATATTTATATCCTGTAGTGAAAGAGTATAGACTTATTGATTGTGCAGGTTTACAATTTTTACAGACATATAACTTTGCTTCTTTTGAAAGCAGTGTTTATATGCATCTAAAATGGAGTGATTCCTACTTTTGTAATAATACATCATACTGAAGCATAGTAACTTTATCTGATCATGGATCTGTGTTTTAGGTTCATGAATGAATCTATTTGTATGAGAAATGTGCACAATGATGTTACTTTTGTATTAATTTACAACCAaatggccttttatttttctaaaatgcATTTAAATGATCTCGTCAAACCATCAGTCGCTAAAAATATTTGTAACTTCAAATTGTCTGTCGCTATAGAGTACTAGCAGGCTATCTGACGCTAAAGAGTAGTAGcagactatctgtcgctaaaaaaattCAGGGCGATGGactgtctgacgctaaaagtactgtctgacgctaaagatttttagcgataggacttacagcgtctgcagaagtctgtcgctataactttttagcatcagattgtctgtcgctgtagccgcttttagcgtcagaccatccatcgctaatctttgtgttgtggtgtagtgatcgTAATGTGCcatgaacaccattatgattctaaaagaatccttgcatgagactagagagaaaattctcattgtaatcttttcattctctttgcgtaaagcatattgttacaagtcgtgctttatatctttctacattccctttagagtcacattttatcttgtagacccattaaaaACCTACTATTTTTGttccattaggaattacttctaagtcccaaacatcattggtattcatcgaattcattttaacttccatagcttcttgccatttaaatgaATGaatgcttctcatggcttcttcaaatgaggtgggatcaccctttatttgaatttctttactaacttAGACTTCATAGTTATTAGAAAACtgatttactaattctttgagaccttttggggcctcagctactggcactttcatatggggctctTGTTGCTCTTCACTggcaagaggcaattgattcgataggctcctgtatcacaaggtcctagtttacattattcatcttcttcgaagagctaacaacaggtgttttattagtcatacaacatcacTAGGTATTTagaaacttgttgctcctgagtcaCTAGAGTGGGCACGCCGTtcctcttctcttcaagtcttagatCTCTATAtatctctacataccatgctcccctagatcttcccatcttttcttaagatagtgtatctttaaaTATCTTATTTTTGGTTTAATCCGTTAAAACCTCATATAGCGCTTTAAGCACTAtcttaacatctttgaggctgactacgtTATCTTCCTGTCGAAACTATAAAAGGTCCagaaatttagctatttctctacttaggggtatcattgttgtgaccattgtactcctccaacggttttatcttaattaatctttatctcactcttaatggaGAGTATCGTTCTTAATttatctttatctcactcttaatgaagagtatttttcttaattgatcttaatattctccccctcaaaatatggcatgaATTTTGTTGtcataatttcgagaactatttAGAAAACTTGTGaatgaggagacacttataacttatttcattcacatgattatgtcatgtaaacaTAGTTATTTTTTGATctgtttaggagtacactttctttatttcactttaagaactcaacgaggtctttcattgGCAGTACTTTTGCACGTCACGgttgcatcttttcttatcctTTGGTTAGTATTAACCATGatgatgcatttctattgtgccatggtcaatactaggacagcataagagctacccaaacttctctcgctatgcaggatttaaaacatgtgaatcatcacaaaacttctcccactATGCAGGAttaactagcataagtactatgccaaaacttctccccatgcgggataaatctatatacaaacacacatgcttaatccaacgttggtcaaattagacATGCATGTTGCTTATTGCAACTCTTAtcataaaacattcacttatactttattttccaattaaatcttcccgttggttccaatttaatcagaaaattggtaaactaacaaaaaacagtcctgaactggcttgactcaagtcTTTTTCTTTCACATAGCCcaacattgcagcccgttggcatgcagccAAGTGTTGCTCTTCggtgaaaaaaataaaataaaacatacaatatgcttctacatcaccgttgggtagaaaatagaattaatgcataaaactcataaattaacttgaaatccatataactactcttcaaaattaaattctcccgttggttcgaatttaattaaaagataatcaacatcattgcagcggaaacttgataatgaaatacattctattagttcaggagtATTTCTTGGTCTTTATCTACTCTTTAAAAAATTGACTATGTTGGTGTAAATTTATCAGAGATTGAAACCTTaaccttaaactcattataatattgttatcagcaacgttggttagaaaataataataccataatttaacataaacaaatcggactactcctctaatttaaattttttcgttagttctaatttaattagaggataaacaaaatcataatttactaaaagtaactgctcttcaaattaaattccctagttggtttgaatttaattagaagataatcagcaTTAAACTTTGCAGTGGAAGCTCAAACATAATtgatgaattttacccataggaaaATTATCTTTGCTAAATTTCTTTGagccagtaaatgtttatttcctagaaaaagaaaaacaaaaaatggaCTCAAACTCAATACCGTACTTCAGCCCAACTAGCAAACCGACCCGTCCCAACTACGCTTGCGTGCGCCCTCGGCGCCTCCCacgccacaacctgggcctaggtCGACAAAGTTGCCCACTGCGTGCTCCCACCTGGGCTCCATCTCAGCCGGGTCGCTCGCCACCGTTGGATGAAGATCGACGGCGGGGCGATGATCTCGGCGGAACAAAACACGATGCGGCGCCGGCACCCAAACCCTAGCTCACTTCTcctctcccctttctctctctcagcCCCGCGAGCGACAGAGCGCAGCCACCGAGTGAGAGCCTGAGGGTGGAGGGATGGTGGCACCATCGCCGACCCTCTCGCCGGTGCGcgcgctccccaacgggtgagcgcgCCACCATCGAGCGGCCTGGCGGCGGTGCCCTAGCGCGTATACTGAGCCTGCTAGCTCGGCTTTCTTCTCGCGTTTCGGTGAGGCGACAGCGTAGTGATCTTCCCGCGCGACGATGGTGGCGGTAGTGGTGAAGTAAGTCGCCTgccttcccctttccccttcttcttcttggatcttCTTTCTTTGCTTCTCGGAACTGgtccgatctagggttagggttagagttaGGGTTCGGGTTACTGTTTATCTTCCCCAACACGATCTACACAGGTTAGTGTTTGGGTTTGAGTCGATCCGAACTGGGCCGAATCGAACCCTCTTTCTTCTATTGTTGTCCCccttttagggttagggtttgggaccCTTTACTTCGATCCAAATCGGatctttctcatcttcttctaaaCTGCTACTATCCCGATCTTGATCTACACACTAGAAAAatctggctctggtaccattgatagAACTGAAAGTATTTCTAGGCATAGATCAGTGGGTA
This window contains:
- the LOC136534019 gene encoding uncharacterized protein, with product MARWAWWGARRSAVGHGEEHYGAWWEATGPDPKGRGGAAAGSGEIREEGREAAAPDLVRGERGGGREGEGGGGLIRGVRGGNGEGEGGADHRGREGDVGEGEGGREAAGKEREGPAGSREREGAAGKEREGLATREERATPGKERERGRPPVGRREERGGIRGGSELGLEGGEGGNGWELGRDWGGTSFSRFGIWKRRV